A genomic segment from Ptychodera flava strain L36383 chromosome 8, AS_Pfla_20210202, whole genome shotgun sequence encodes:
- the LOC139138032 gene encoding galanin receptor 2b-like → MKVCFGIIGVIGTVGNALVITVFLRKSYASSQGLNSTNIFILNQSLIDFVSSVLLIVNNLIVITYVPPGTGGDLLCKLWVSSKYPMWACFLGSTFNLVGLTLERYFAIVHPIIHHTKFTPRKAKIMAVVVWPFCFTYELHWALVHASDGRGGCLTVYYDFLTILGTVVLIFQYLIPLFIMVFSYIAILRVVRRQGRVKPGDEISMGDQRTGNQPQQLSRTEKNVIMTLLIVVVMYIICWSPNQIYYFFFNVGISSIEINGVFFQYTVVSVCCNMCINPFIYAAKLKDFREEAAKMFACGRQKKPAFVVVND, encoded by the coding sequence ATGAAGGTGTGCTTCGGCATCATCGGTGTCATCGGTACGGTGGGAAACGCTCTTGTCATCACGGTCTTCTTGCGCAAGAGTTACGCCAGCTCTCAGGGACTGAACAgcacaaatattttcattctcaACCAGTCCCTCATCGATTTTGTCAGCTCTGTGCTGCTCATAGTCAACAATCTGATTGTCATCACCTACGTACCGCCCGGCACCGGCGGCGACTTGCTGTGTAAGCTGTGGGTGTCGAGCAAGTACCCGATGTGGGCGTGCTTTCTGGGCTCCACCTTCAACTTGGTGGGGCTCACTTTGGAGCGCTATTTCGCCATCGTACACCCAATAATCCACCACACCAAGTTCACCCCTCGCAAGGCAAAGATCATGGCCGTGGTCGTCTGGCCTTTCTGTTTCACCTACGAGCTGCACTGGGCCCTGGTCCACGCCAGCGACGGGAGGGGAGGCTGCCTGACCGTGTACTACGACTTTCTCACCATCCTCGGCACTGTGGTTCTGATTTTCCAGTACCTCATCCCGCTGTTCATCATGGTCTTCTCCTACATCGCCATACTGCGCGTGGTGCGACGCCAGGGCCGAGTGAAACCCGGCGATGAGATCAGCATGGGCGACCAAAGGACGGGCAACCAACCGCAGCAGCTCTCCCGCACCGAGAAGAACGTGATCATGACGCTtctcatcgtcgtcgtcatgtACATCATATGTTGGTCTCCGAACCAGATCTACTACTTCTTCTTCAACGTTGGCATCAGCAGCATAGAGATCAACGGCGTCTTCTTCCAGTACACCGTCGTGTCTGTCTGCTGCAACATGTGCATAAACCCGTTCATTTATGCCGCCAAGTTAAAAGACTTCCGCGAAGAAGCGGCCAAGATGTTTGCCTGCGGAAGGCAGAAAAAACCCGCATTTGTTGTCGTCAATGATTAG